Genomic window (Paenibacillus sp. PK3_47):
AAGGCGGCATTAAAATACCTGCACACAGCACAAAAGCCACGCTGTCCTTTCTAGGGCAATGTGGCTTTTGCATGTTATACATATGTTTCTTCCTATACTTCTCTGTGGAGAAAATCACGGGATTCGGCGGAATTGCGGTAAAAAAACCAGCATTCGTTCAGGAGCTTGATCTGACGGCGGTCTTTTTTGTAATAAGCCTTCATGAGCTGATTGCAGAGCCACT
Coding sequences:
- the cmpA gene encoding cortex morphogenetic protein CmpA, whose translation is MPQWLCNQLMKAYYKKDRRQIKLLNECWFFYRNSAESRDFLHREV